The genomic interval CTTTGGCGGCCAAGAAGTGGAACCGCACCTGTAAGATCCGCCCCGACCGCGACGACGACATGACCGCGACCGGCAAGCGACACGACTTCGTGGTGGACTACGATGTCGGGTATGACGACAACGGAAAAATCCAGGCGGTAGACGCCGTCTATGCCGCGCGGGCCGGGTTCTCGTCAGACCTCTCAGGTCCGGTGACCGACCGAGCGCTGTTTCACGCCGACAATGCCTATTGGTATCCGGCCGTGCGCGTGCGCAGCGAGCCGCTCTACACCAACACGGTCTCCAACACGGCGTTTCGTGGTTTTGGTGGCCCGCAGGGCATGATGGCGGCGGAGCGCTGGATCGAAGATATCGCCTATGCGCTGGGCAAGGACCCACTCGAAATCCGCAAGGCCAATTTCTACGGCACCGACAGCGACAACATCACGCCCTATCACCAGACGGTGGGCGACAACATCATCCACCGCATTGTCGATGAGGTCGAAGCCTCGTCGGACTATCAGGCGCGGCGCGCGGCGATCCTCAAATACAATGCAGGTAGTCCGATCCTCAAAAAAGGCATCGCGCTGACGCCGGTCAAGTTCGGCATCTCTTTTACGGCCACCTGGTACAATCAGGCTGGCGCACTGGTGCATGTATACAAGGATGGCTCCATTCATCTCAGCCATGGCGGCACCGAGATGGGGCAGGGGCTCTATATCAAGGTGGCGGCTGTGCTAGCCGATGCGTTCGGCGTCGGGCTGGACGTGGTCAAGATCATGGCGACGACGACCGGCAAGGTGCCCAATACGTCTGCGACCGCAGCGTCGTCGGGGTCCGATCTTAACGGTATGGCGGCCTATGATGCTGCCCGGCAGATAAAAGAGCGGCTCTCCAAGCACGCTGCAAAGCTGCATCAGGTCGATGAGGCTGATGTCAGCTGGGTGCCGGGCGGTATTCAGGCCGGTACCAAGTTCGTGCCTTTCGCCGAGCTGGTGGCATCGGCTTATATGAACCGTGTGCAGCTCTCGGCTGCCGGATTCTACGAAACGCCAAAAATCCACTGGGATCGTGCCACCGGTCGCGGCCATCCATTCTATTATTTCGCCTATGGCGCGTCGGTCACCGAGGTGACCATCGATACGCTGACCGGCGAATATGTCGTCGACCGGGTCGATATTCTCCATGACGTCGGCAAGTCGCTCAATCCGGCCATTGATATCGGCCAGATCGAGGGTGGGTTCGTGCAGGGAATGGGGTGGCTGACGACCGAGGAATTGGTCTGGGACGACAAGGGTCAGCTGCGCACCAAGGCGCCGTCAACCTACAAGATCCCGCTCGCCAGCGACGTGCCGCCGATTTTCAACGTCAAGCTGGCGGAATGGTCGGTCAATGCCGAGCCGACGATTGGCCGCTCCAAGGCCGTGGGCGAGCCGCCGTTCATGCTGGCGATGAGTGTGGTCGAGGCGCTGTCGATGGCCGTGGCGAGTGTCGCGGACTACAAGATCGCGCCGCGGCTCGATACACCGGTCACGCCCGAGCGGGTGCTGATGGGTTGCGAACGTCTCAAACGGGAGGCGCAGGGGTGAACAGCAAGGCCGCCGAGATCGCTGATTTCTTCTCGCGCCAAGCCGACGCTATCGTCTGCGAACTGACTTCCGTGCGTGGTTCGTCGCCGCGTGAGCAGGGCACGTTCATGCTGGTTGGGCCGCAATCGCTGTTCGGCACCATTGGCGGTGGAGCGCTCGAATATATGGTCATCGCCCATGCGCGCCGGCTGATTGCGAATGGGCAGGCCGAAGAAGCCATGGATGTGCCGCTCGGCCCCGAGATTGGCCAGTGCTGCGGTGGCCGGGTTGGCGTCAGCCTTCGCTATGTCGACGCGAAAATGCGCGAACGTCTGGCTGCACAGGTCGCCGCCGAGGATGCAGCGCTGCCGCATGTCTATGTGTTTGGCTCAGGCCATGTCGGTCGGGCGCTGGCGCAGATTCTGTCGATCCTGCCAGTGCGGCTTGAGGTGATCGACACGCGTCGCGATGAGCTTGATCTGTTGCCGGAGGGGATCGCCTCGCGGGTGGTCGCCATGCCGGAAGCGGTGGTGCGCGCTGCGCCGCTTGGCAGCAGTTATGTGATCCTGACGCATGATCACGCACTCGATTTTCTGATCGCGCAGGAAGCGCTTGATCGGTGGGATAGCCCCTATGTCGGTATGGTGGGCAGCCAGACCAAGCGCGCGCGGTTCGCGAGCTGGTTCAAAGGCGAGGGCGGCGACGCCAACGCTTTGACAAGGCTGGTTTTACCGATCGGGCAGCATGGTCTTGGGGATAAACGCCCGGCAGTTATCGCTGCACTGGCGGCAGCGGAAATTATGGTCCACATTGGGCGCTGGGAAGCTGACTCTGCGCGGGCACAGGCCCCCAAGAAACTGGGGGTGGTGATTGGACGCTAATTTGCCCTATCGGCTCGAATTGACCGGTATTACCAAGAGTTTTCCAGGCGTCCTCGCCAATGACAATGTGACTTTTGCCGTCAAGCCGGGAGAAATCCACGCGCTGCTCGGCGAAAATGGGGCCGGCAAGTCAACGCTGGTCAAAATGATCTACGGCATCATGCAGCCAGACGCCGGCGAAATTCGCTGGGATGGGCAGCCGGTTGTGGTGAGCAATCCCAAAGCGGCGCGCAAACTCGGCATCGGCATGGTGTTCCAGCACTTTTCGCTGTTCGAGGCGCTGACGGTGCTCGAAAACATCGCGCTCGGCATGGACGCGAAAATTCCGGCGCGGGAACTTGAAGAACGCATCCGCGCAGTGATGACCAAATACGGGCTGACGCTCGATCCGCATCGCACCGTCGCAACCCTGTCCGTAGGTGAACAACAGCGCATCGAAATCGTCCGCGCACTGCTGCTTGATCCCAAATTGCTGATCATGGACGAGCCGACTTCGGTGCTGACGCCGCAGGAAGTGGAACAGCTGTTCATCGTGCTGCGCAAGCTCGCGGCGCAGGGGTGCTCGATCCTCTATATTTCGCACAAGCTCTACGAAATCAAAGCCTTGTGCGACACGGCAACGATCCTGCGTGGCGGCAAACTGGTCGATACCTGCGATCCGAAGCAGGAAACCAGCCGCTCAATGGCCGAGAAAATGATGGGCGCGGGGCTCAAGGATATTATCCGCGCTGAGGGCCGCACGCTGGGCCTGCCGAAGCTCGTCGTGTCACGGCTGTCGACGGTTAAAACCGGGCATTTCGATGTGCCAGTTGATGATCTGAGCTTTACTGTTCGGGCCGGCGAGATCTTTGGCATAGCCGGGGTAGCGGGCAATGGGCAGAACGCGCTGCTCGATGCTTTGTCGGGCGAAGTTCAGGGCGACGACAAAGATGCCGTGAGCATTGACGGTCAGCCGCTCGGCCTGCTCAACACGACGCAACGACGCAAATACGGGCTGTGTGCTGTGCCCGAAGAACGCAATGGCCATGCGGCTGTCGGCGACTTTTCCCTGTCGGACAATTCGGTGCTGACGGCGCGTGACCGGCTCGGCATGGTGATGCTTGGCCTGATCAATTCGGGCGCGGCGAAAACCTATACCGGCAAGGTCATCGGTGACTTCGCGGTCAAGGCTCTAGGGCCAGCGTCGACAGCGGGGTCGCTGTCGGGCGGGAATCTGCAGAAGTACATTATGGGCCGCGAAATCCTGCAAAAGCCGAGCGTGCTGGTGGTCAGCCAGCCGACCTGGGGCGTCGACGCTGGCGCGGCGGCCGCCATTCATCAGGCGCTGGTCGATCTGGCGGCGGCGGGATCGGCCATCGTCGTCATCAGCCAGGATCTCGATGAGCTTCGGGCGCTGTGTGACACACTGGCCGTGATCAATATGGGGCAGTTGAGCCCGGCGCAGCCGGTCGAGCAGTTCACCATCGAAGAAATCGGGCTGCTGATGGGCGGCGTGCATGGCGAACAGGGGGCGGGCGATGCAGTTCAGGCTTGAGAAGCGCGCCGAACCCAGCAAGGCCATGCTGTATCTGACGCCCATCGGGGCGGTGCTGGTAACGGCCATCGTCGGCGCGATCATCTTCTCGCTGATTGGTTATAATGGCATCGGTGCGGTGCGCGAGATTTTCCTCACGCCCATTCTCAATCCGCTCAAATGGCAGGACCTTGCGGTCAAGGCCGCGCCGCTGATCATTATCGCGGTGGGCCTCTCCATCGGCTATCGTGCCAATGTCTGGAATATCGGCGCCGAGGGGCAGTACATTCTTGGCGGATTGGCCGGGACCGGCATTGCCCTGTTGACCCGCGATTTTTCGGGTCCGTGGATTTTGCCGCTGATGATCCTGGGCGGCATGGCGGGCGGCATGGCTTGGGCGGTGTTGCCGGCGCTGCTGCGCACCAAGCTGCAGGTCAATGAAATCCTCACCAGCCTGATGCTGACCTATGTCGCGATCCAGCTGCTGAATTATCTGGTGATCGGTCCGTGGAAGGACCCGATGGGGTTCGGCTTTCCGCAGACGCGGATGTTCACCGCCGACCAGATGCTGCCGCATATCATTCCGGGTACGATCGTGCATCTGGGCGCGCCCATTGCCATCGTTGTGGCGCTGATTGCGTGGTTCGTGATGAGCCGGTCGGTGTTTGGCTATCAGGTCAAGGTCGTCGGCGCGGCGCCCCATGCGGCGCGCTATGGCGGGTTTTCGGTCAATCGTACGATCTGGCTGGCGCTGCTGACCAGCGGTGCCTTAGCAGGGCTCGCCGGGGTGCTGGAAGTGGCCGGGCCGTTCGGACGCATGGTGCCGTCATTCCCGACCAACTACGGCTTTACCGCCATCATCGTCGCGTTTTTGGGTCGCTTGCATCCCATCGGCATTATCTTTGCCGGTCTCGCCATGGCGATTGCCGTGGTGGGTGGCGAGGTGGCGCAGACGACAATTCAACTGCCAGCCGCCGCGGTGGGTATTTTCCAGGCGATGATGCTGTTCTTCCTGTTGGCCAGCGACATTCTGGTGCGCTACCGCATCCGGGCGGTCGGCAAACGTAGCGTGGAGGCCACGTCATGAGTGCCGATCTGATCGTTGCCATCATCATCACGTTGATCGGGGCATCAACCCCGATCCTGATCGCCGCTCTGGGTGAGTTGGTGGTCGAGAAATCTGGCGTGCTCAATCTGGGCGTCGAAGGCATGATGCTGATCGGCGCGGTGATCGCCTTTGCGGTGACCTATACCAGCGGCAATCCATGGCTTGGCATTGTCTGCGCCGCCATTGCCAGCGCTGCCGCCTCGATGATCTTTGCGTTCCTGACGCTGACGCTGTCGGCCAATCAGGTGGCGACCGGACTGGCCCTGACCATTTTCGGCACCGGATTTTCCGCCCTGTTCGGGCAGGCTTATACCGGTCGGCCTATCGAGATTTTCCGCTCGGTGTTTCCGACTGAACTCGCCACCCATCCATTCTGGCGGCTGGTGTTTGGGCATAGTCCGCTGGTTTATTTCTCGCTGTTTCTGGTCTTTGCCGTCTGGTGGTTCCTCAAGAAAACCCGCGCCGGGCTGATCCTGCGGGCCGTCGGCGAAAATGACTTGTCCGCGCACTCCATTGGCTATTCGGTGATCGGTGTGCGTTACGCGGCCGTGGCCTTTGGCGGGGCGATGGCAGGCATTGCCGGCAGTTGTTTCCCGCTGCTGCTGACGCCGCAATGGGCCGAGCGCCTGACAGCCGGGCGTGGCTGGATCGCCTTGGCGCTGGTGGTGTTTGCAGCCTGGCGGCCGTTCCGCCTGCTGGGTGGCGCCTATCTCTTTGGGCTCGTCATGACCATCGAGCTCTATACCAAGGCATCGGGCAGCACGGGCGGTATTCCGTCCGAGTTCTGGGCTGCTCTGCCTTATCTCTCGACTATCGCCGTTCTGGTGCTGATTTCGCTGCGGCGTTCGGGGCAGAGTGCTGCCCCCGCATGCCTGGGGCGTCCGTTTCTACCAACCAACTAAAAAATGTCAGACAGGAGAAAACGCATGTCAATTCTCAATCGTCGTACCGTTCTCAAGATCGGTGGCGCGGGTCTCGCCCTGCCACTGATCGGCGGCGCTGCCTTCGCACAGGACGGCCCGCTCAAGATCGGTTTCGTCAATGTCGGTCCCAAGGACGACAACGGTTGGACCTATGGTCACTGGGTTGGCGCGCAGGCGCTGGAAGCTGAATTCGGCGACAAGATCGCCATCACGTTCGTCGAGAGCGTTCCAGAAGGCCCAGATTGCGAGCGCGTGCTCCGCGAACTGGCTCAGCAGGGCAACAAGATCATTTTCGCCACCAGCTTCGGCTTCGGCGACTATGTGATCAAGGTTGCGCGCGAATTCCCAGATGTGAAGTTCGAGCACGCCACCGGCTACCAGCGTTCGGACAATGTCGCGACCTACAATGCGCGCTTCCATGAAGGCCGCGCCGTGATGGGCACCCTTGCCGGTCACCTCTCCAAGACCAACACTATCGGCTATATCGGCACTTTCCCGATCCCGGAAGTTGTGATGGGCATCAACGCGTTCACGCTGGCTGCCCGCCGCATCAACCCAGAGATCAAGGTCAACGTCGTGTGGCTGTCGAGCTGGCACGATCCTGCAAAGGAATCGGACGCAGCCCGCGCGCTGATCGATCAGGGCGCCGACATCATTGCACAGCACTCCGACGGCCCAGCGGCTCTCCAGGTTGCAGAAGAGCGCGGCATCATCGGTGGTTTCGGCCAGGGTGCAGACATGAGCGCCTTCGCGCCCAAGGCTCACCTCAGCGCCATTATCGACGTCTGGGCACCGCACTATATTCAGGTGGTCAAGGACGTGCAGGCGGGTACCTGGGTGTCTGACGACAGCTGGCCAGGCATTGCTGCTGGCGAAGTGGTCATCGGGCCATACAACGAGAAGATCCCGGCCGACGTCGTTGCCGCCGCTGAAGCGGTCAAGGCTGGCATCATCGACGGTTCGTTCAACCCCTTCACCGGCCCGATCGTGGACAATGCCGGCACCGAGCGCACACCAGCCGGCGCCGTCATCGACGATGCGGGCCTGTGGGCGATGGACTGGTACGTCGAAGGCGTGCAGGCCTAATTGGCGGTCTGAATTGATCCAGAGAGGCGGGTGAAAACCCGCCTCTTTCTACGAGCGGAGGACTGGAACGATGCCCGATTATGCAATTTTCTATGAGTGGCTGATGTTTGCTGTGCGCTGGTTGCACGTCATCACCGCCATCGCCTGGATCGGCTCGTCGTTCTATTTCATCGCGCTCGACCTCGGCCTGCGCAAGACGCCAAGCCTGCCGCCACTGGCGCATGGCGAAGAGTGGCAGGTGCATGGCGGGGGCTTTTATCACATCCAGAAATACCTGGTGGCGCCAGAGTTTTTGCCCGAGCATCTGACCTGGTTCAAATGGGAAAGCTATTGGACCTGGCTATCGGGCTTCATGCTGATGGTGCTGATCTATTATGTCGGCGCCGACATTTATCTGATCGACCGTAACGTGCTCGACGTGCCCAACTGGGTCGCCATCCTGATCTCGATGGGCTCCATCGTCTTGGGCTTTGTGGTCTATAACCGGCTCTGCAAGTCTCCGCTCGGCGAAAGCCAGAACGGGTTGATGCTGGTGCTGTTCGTGATCCTGACCGCCATGGCCTGGGGCTATACGCAGCTGTTCACCGGCCGCGCGGCGATGCTGCATATGGGGGCGTTTACCGCCTCGATCATGGCGGCCAACGTGGCGATGATCATTATCCCCAACCAGAAGATCGTGGTTGCCGATCTCAAGGCGGGCCGGGTGCCTGATGCGAAGTATGGCAAGATCGCCAAGCAGCGCTCGCTGCACAACAACTACCTGACGCTGCCCGTCATCTTCTTCATGCTGACCAGCCATTATCCGCTGGCTTTTGCCACGCAGTGGAACTGGATCATTGCCTCGCTGATCTTTTTGATCGGCGTCGTCATCCGGCATTATTTCAACACGCGCCATGCCCGCAAAGGCAATCCGCACTGGACCTGGGCGGTAGCCGTCATCTTGTTTATTGTCATTGCCTGGCTGTCGTCCGGGCCAAAACTGCCTGGTTCGGCGGGAGAGGAGGTGGCGTCTCGTGCGGCCGAGCCCTTTCTCGCAGCAGAGCACTTTGCCGCTGCCAGCCTAGCGGTGCAGACCCGCTGCGCCATGTGTCACACCGCCGAGCCAGCCTGGCCCGGCATTTACGAGCCGCCCAAGAACGTGATCCTCGACAATGACATCGCCATCGCCAACCACGCCAAGGATATTGCCATGCAGGCCGGCTATTCTCACGCCATGCCGCCCGGCAATGTCAGCGAAATGACGCTGGCCGAACGCGCTTTGCTGGTCGAGTGGTTCCGTGAGGGTTCGGGTCGATGAGCCGCACTATTCTGCGCGGCCGTGTGCTGACCTTTATCAGCGAGCCGCAGGCCATCGATGACGTGGCGAGCTATCGCTATCTCGAAGACGGCGCCATCACCATCGAGGACGGCAAAATCGTCGCGGTGAGTGATTTTGTGGCCGATGATTTGGCCGAGGTCATCGATCACCGGCCACACCTGATCCTGCCCGGCTTTATCGATATGCATCTGCATTATGTGCAGAGCCAGATGATCGCGTCCTATGCAGGATCGCTGCTGGAATGGCTCAACACTTATACCTTCCACGAAGAGCAGAAGTTCAGCCACCAGGGGCATTCCGAGTCCGTTGCCAGCGCTTTCTACGATGAGCTGATCCGCAACGGGACGACCAGCGCGGTGGCCTACTGTTCGAGCAGCCCACGCAGCGTCGACGCCTATTTCGGGGAAGCCGAAAAGCGCAACATGCTGATGATCGGCGGCAAGGTGATGATGGATCGCAACGCGCCCGAAGCGTTGTGCGACACCGCCCAGTCTGGCTATGACGACACCAAGGCCCTGATTGCGCGCTGGCACGGCCGGGCGCGGGGGCTCTATGCCATCTCGCCGCGCTTTGCCATCACCTCCACTCCGGCGCAGATGGAAGCGGCGCAGACATTGGTGGCCGAGCATCCAGAGGCCTATGTCCAGACCCATCTCAGCGAGAACGACGCCGAGATCAGTTTTTCGATGGAGCTCTATCCCAACTCGCCGGACTATACCGGCATCTATGAGGATTACGGGCTGCTGGGTCCCAAGACCATATTGGGCCACTGCATCCACCTCAATCACCGCGAAGCGCATGTGCTGGCCGATACCGGCTCGGTGGCCGTGTTCTGCCCGACCTCGAACCTGTTCCTCGGTTCAGGGCTGTTTGACCGCGAGCGGCTGATCAAGGCGGGCGTGCGGATCGGTCTTGCGACCGATGTTGGCGGCGGCACCAGCTATTCCATGCTGCGAACGCTTGACGAGGGCTACAAGGTTCTGCAGCTGCGCGGACAGCGGCTCAATCCGTTCGCCTCGTTCTATATGGCGACCTTGGGCAATGCGCGATCGCTGTCGCTTGAGGGCACGATTGGGGCAATCGCGCCGGGCAATGCGGCAGATCTCGTGGTGCTCAATGCCGGGGCGACGCCAGCGATGGCGCTGCGCATGGCCACTGTCACCACCCTGATGGAGGAATTGTTCCTGCTGCAGACACTAGGCGACGACCGCTCCATAGCCGAGGTCTATGTGGCTGGCGCAAGGGCGAAGTCAACTTTAGGCGGGTTGTGACAAGCCTTAGTCTGGCCTAGGTTCGGCCCGGCGCCAAATTGCCGCATGCATCATGCGGCTCCCTCGCTCGACGGTTTTCCGTCACCTCCCTGGTTCAACCCGGGGCAGCCCTCTCCCCATCAACGGGGCA from Devosia sp. 2618 carries:
- the xdhB gene encoding xanthine dehydrogenase molybdopterin binding subunit; amino-acid sequence: MNKHSTPIPLASVHTSTRHDSGPKHVAGVAEYIDDMIEPAGTMHAYLALSTRAHAEIISVDFDAARNAPGVIGILTAEDIPGENDVSPSHKHDEPIFAIGKVHFWGQPIFAVIAETRDQARRAAHLAKVEYRDLPHATNVRAAQASGGKLVTDPLKLERGDIAAGFAAAPHRVKGTIEIGGQDHFYLEGQIAVAVPGEDEDVTVYSSTQHPSEVQLMVAAVLGIRHHAVTVQIRRMGGGFGGKETQGNLFAAVAALAAKKWNRTCKIRPDRDDDMTATGKRHDFVVDYDVGYDDNGKIQAVDAVYAARAGFSSDLSGPVTDRALFHADNAYWYPAVRVRSEPLYTNTVSNTAFRGFGGPQGMMAAERWIEDIAYALGKDPLEIRKANFYGTDSDNITPYHQTVGDNIIHRIVDEVEASSDYQARRAAILKYNAGSPILKKGIALTPVKFGISFTATWYNQAGALVHVYKDGSIHLSHGGTEMGQGLYIKVAAVLADAFGVGLDVVKIMATTTGKVPNTSATAASSGSDLNGMAAYDAARQIKERLSKHAAKLHQVDEADVSWVPGGIQAGTKFVPFAELVASAYMNRVQLSAAGFYETPKIHWDRATGRGHPFYYFAYGASVTEVTIDTLTGEYVVDRVDILHDVGKSLNPAIDIGQIEGGFVQGMGWLTTEELVWDDKGQLRTKAPSTYKIPLASDVPPIFNVKLAEWSVNAEPTIGRSKAVGEPPFMLAMSVVEALSMAVASVADYKIAPRLDTPVTPERVLMGCERLKREAQG
- the xdhC gene encoding xanthine dehydrogenase accessory protein XdhC: MNSKAAEIADFFSRQADAIVCELTSVRGSSPREQGTFMLVGPQSLFGTIGGGALEYMVIAHARRLIANGQAEEAMDVPLGPEIGQCCGGRVGVSLRYVDAKMRERLAAQVAAEDAALPHVYVFGSGHVGRALAQILSILPVRLEVIDTRRDELDLLPEGIASRVVAMPEAVVRAAPLGSSYVILTHDHALDFLIAQEALDRWDSPYVGMVGSQTKRARFASWFKGEGGDANALTRLVLPIGQHGLGDKRPAVIAALAAAEIMVHIGRWEADSARAQAPKKLGVVIGR
- a CDS encoding ABC transporter ATP-binding protein, which codes for MDANLPYRLELTGITKSFPGVLANDNVTFAVKPGEIHALLGENGAGKSTLVKMIYGIMQPDAGEIRWDGQPVVVSNPKAARKLGIGMVFQHFSLFEALTVLENIALGMDAKIPARELEERIRAVMTKYGLTLDPHRTVATLSVGEQQRIEIVRALLLDPKLLIMDEPTSVLTPQEVEQLFIVLRKLAAQGCSILYISHKLYEIKALCDTATILRGGKLVDTCDPKQETSRSMAEKMMGAGLKDIIRAEGRTLGLPKLVVSRLSTVKTGHFDVPVDDLSFTVRAGEIFGIAGVAGNGQNALLDALSGEVQGDDKDAVSIDGQPLGLLNTTQRRKYGLCAVPEERNGHAAVGDFSLSDNSVLTARDRLGMVMLGLINSGAAKTYTGKVIGDFAVKALGPASTAGSLSGGNLQKYIMGREILQKPSVLVVSQPTWGVDAGAAAAIHQALVDLAAAGSAIVVISQDLDELRALCDTLAVINMGQLSPAQPVEQFTIEEIGLLMGGVHGEQGAGDAVQA
- a CDS encoding ABC transporter permease, which translates into the protein MQFRLEKRAEPSKAMLYLTPIGAVLVTAIVGAIIFSLIGYNGIGAVREIFLTPILNPLKWQDLAVKAAPLIIIAVGLSIGYRANVWNIGAEGQYILGGLAGTGIALLTRDFSGPWILPLMILGGMAGGMAWAVLPALLRTKLQVNEILTSLMLTYVAIQLLNYLVIGPWKDPMGFGFPQTRMFTADQMLPHIIPGTIVHLGAPIAIVVALIAWFVMSRSVFGYQVKVVGAAPHAARYGGFSVNRTIWLALLTSGALAGLAGVLEVAGPFGRMVPSFPTNYGFTAIIVAFLGRLHPIGIIFAGLAMAIAVVGGEVAQTTIQLPAAAVGIFQAMMLFFLLASDILVRYRIRAVGKRSVEATS
- a CDS encoding ABC transporter permease; translated protein: MSADLIVAIIITLIGASTPILIAALGELVVEKSGVLNLGVEGMMLIGAVIAFAVTYTSGNPWLGIVCAAIASAAASMIFAFLTLTLSANQVATGLALTIFGTGFSALFGQAYTGRPIEIFRSVFPTELATHPFWRLVFGHSPLVYFSLFLVFAVWWFLKKTRAGLILRAVGENDLSAHSIGYSVIGVRYAAVAFGGAMAGIAGSCFPLLLTPQWAERLTAGRGWIALALVVFAAWRPFRLLGGAYLFGLVMTIELYTKASGSTGGIPSEFWAALPYLSTIAVLVLISLRRSGQSAAPACLGRPFLPTN
- a CDS encoding BMP family ABC transporter substrate-binding protein codes for the protein MSILNRRTVLKIGGAGLALPLIGGAAFAQDGPLKIGFVNVGPKDDNGWTYGHWVGAQALEAEFGDKIAITFVESVPEGPDCERVLRELAQQGNKIIFATSFGFGDYVIKVAREFPDVKFEHATGYQRSDNVATYNARFHEGRAVMGTLAGHLSKTNTIGYIGTFPIPEVVMGINAFTLAARRINPEIKVNVVWLSSWHDPAKESDAARALIDQGADIIAQHSDGPAALQVAEERGIIGGFGQGADMSAFAPKAHLSAIIDVWAPHYIQVVKDVQAGTWVSDDSWPGIAAGEVVIGPYNEKIPADVVAAAEAVKAGIIDGSFNPFTGPIVDNAGTERTPAGAVIDDAGLWAMDWYVEGVQA
- a CDS encoding urate hydroxylase PuuD, which codes for MPDYAIFYEWLMFAVRWLHVITAIAWIGSSFYFIALDLGLRKTPSLPPLAHGEEWQVHGGGFYHIQKYLVAPEFLPEHLTWFKWESYWTWLSGFMLMVLIYYVGADIYLIDRNVLDVPNWVAILISMGSIVLGFVVYNRLCKSPLGESQNGLMLVLFVILTAMAWGYTQLFTGRAAMLHMGAFTASIMAANVAMIIIPNQKIVVADLKAGRVPDAKYGKIAKQRSLHNNYLTLPVIFFMLTSHYPLAFATQWNWIIASLIFLIGVVIRHYFNTRHARKGNPHWTWAVAVILFIVIAWLSSGPKLPGSAGEEVASRAAEPFLAAEHFAAASLAVQTRCAMCHTAEPAWPGIYEPPKNVILDNDIAIANHAKDIAMQAGYSHAMPPGNVSEMTLAERALLVEWFREGSGR
- the guaD gene encoding guanine deaminase, whose protein sequence is MSRTILRGRVLTFISEPQAIDDVASYRYLEDGAITIEDGKIVAVSDFVADDLAEVIDHRPHLILPGFIDMHLHYVQSQMIASYAGSLLEWLNTYTFHEEQKFSHQGHSESVASAFYDELIRNGTTSAVAYCSSSPRSVDAYFGEAEKRNMLMIGGKVMMDRNAPEALCDTAQSGYDDTKALIARWHGRARGLYAISPRFAITSTPAQMEAAQTLVAEHPEAYVQTHLSENDAEISFSMELYPNSPDYTGIYEDYGLLGPKTILGHCIHLNHREAHVLADTGSVAVFCPTSNLFLGSGLFDRERLIKAGVRIGLATDVGGGTSYSMLRTLDEGYKVLQLRGQRLNPFASFYMATLGNARSLSLEGTIGAIAPGNAADLVVLNAGATPAMALRMATVTTLMEELFLLQTLGDDRSIAEVYVAGARAKSTLGGL